The DNA window TCTCAGCAATATAGTTATGACGATTTTGCCATTCTATACCGCACCAATGCACAATCCAGAATATTTGAAGAAGCTCTGCGCAAACGAAATCTTCCGTATAAAATTTATGGAGGATTATCTTTCTATCAACGAAAAGAGATAAAGGATGTGATTGCATATTTCCGTTTAGTGACTAATCCTAATGACGAAGAAGCTTTTAAGCGAATTATTAATTACCCGGCCCGAGGAATTGGAGACACTACCGTAGGCAAGATAATTGAAGCTGCAAATAATTTTTCTGTTAGTCTGTGGGATGTAATATGCAACCCACTGCAATTTGCGTTAAATATAAATAAGGGCACACATACTAAATTACAAGGATTCCGAGAACTAATTGAAAACTTTTCGCGGGCTGTTTCCGAAAAGAATGCCTACGAAATGGCAACATCCATTGTAAAGGAAGCAGGTATAGTGAATGAAATTTATCAGGATAGAACACCGGAAAACCTTAGCAGGCAAGAAAATATAGAAGAATTGGTTAACGGTATCCACGATTTCTGTGCTATGCGGGAGGAAGAAGGCAATGCAAACATCGCCCTTCCCGATTTTCTGTCAGAAGTATCTCTGTTATCCGATCAGGATACAGATAAATCCGGCGACGATGCAAAGATTACGCTTATGACTATCCACTCTGCAAAAGGGCTGGAATTCCGCAACGTATTTGTAGTTGGACTAGAAGAAAACTTGTTTCCAAGTAGCATGGCTGGCGATTCTCCAAGAGCTATGGAAGAGGAGAGAAGACTTTTCTACGTTGCCATAACCCGGGCAGAAGATCATTGCTTTCTATCTTTTGCCAAAAGCCGTTTTCGTTATGGTAAAATGGAATTTGCCAATCCAAGCCGCTTTTTGAGAGATATTGATCCGTCATTCCTGAAGCTACCAAACGACTCTGTTTCGAGCAGGCATATTGATGAATCTCCGTCGAGGTTCAGAAGGGAACAAAACGATAGGCCCGCACGTTCTTTGTTTAATACTGAGCGCGAAGCACCAAAAACTACGTTTACCAAGGTTACCGTACCACGGAATCTTACTAAAATGGAGAATGCTCAACCCAAGCCGGCATCTGGCGGGCCAATAACCGATTTGCAATCCGGACAACATATTGAACACGAACGTTTTGGTATAGGAGAAGTGTTGAAAGTAGAAGGAAGCGGAGAAAACTTAAAAGCTACAGTGAAATTCCGAAATGCCGGAGAAAAGCAATTGCTATTGAAATTTGCCCGATTCAAAGTGATTTCCTGAAGCTGTGAATGAATAAAAATTGATAATTATTAGAACCATATTATAGATGATAGACTTTAATAAAGTGCCATCACCATGTTATGTGATGGAAGAGGATTTGTTGAGAAAGAACCTTAGTACAATAAAAAGCGTTGGCGAAAAAGCAGGGGTAGAGATTATTCTCGCCTTTAAATCTTTTGCTATGTGGAAGTCTTTTCCAATATTCCGCGAATACATAAACTGCTCTACCGCAAGTTCACTCTACGAAGCCAAACTGGCATACGAAGAGATGGGAAGCAAAGCTCATACATATTCTCCTGCATATACAGAAGCTGATTTTCCGACTATAATGAAATGCAGCAGTCATATTACTTTCAACTCATTCAGTCAGTTTGACAGGTTTTATCCTATGGTGGAGAAAGATGGAGATAACATATCTTACGGCATCCGTATCAATCCTGAATACTCTGAAGTAGAGACCGAATTATATAACCCATGTGCGCCAGGCACCAGATTTGGTATAACATCCGATTTACTTCCTGAAACATTGCCAACAGGAATTGAAGGTTTTCATTGTCATGCCCATTGCGAATCCAATTCTTTTGATTTTGAAAAGACACTAGTGCACATTGAAGCTCGCTTCAGTAAGTGGTTTTCGCAGATTAAATGGATTAATTTTGGCGGTGGACACTTAATAACACGTAAAGACTATGATAAGGAACACTTAATTCAACTCCTGAAAAGCTTTAAAGCCCGTTATCCTCATCTGCATGTAATCCTTGAACCCGGATCAGCCTTTACGTGGCAAACGGGCGTTTTGGTCTCTTCTGTGGTAGATATTGTGGAAAACAAAGGAATTAAAACGGCCATTCTTGACGTAAGTTTCACCTGTCACATGCCCGATTGTCTTGAAATGCCTTATCAGCCGGCAGTTCGTGGAGCAATATCAGAAGCCGTTCCGGGCAAATTTGTCTATCGCTTAGGCGGTAATAGTTGTCTGAGCGGAGATTTTATGGGCAACTGGAGCTTTGATCACGAACTGCAGATTGGGGAGAAAATTATCTTTGAAGATATGATTCACTACACTATGGTGAAAACAAATATGTTCAATGGAATTCAACATCCAGACATTGCTCTCTGGACTTCAAAAAATGAGCTAAATATTTATAAGTCTTTCTATTACGAGGATTATCGCGATAGAATGTGCTAATTGCTCCAAAACGAATGCATACTTTTCCGTTAAAAAAGTGAGCAAAATATTTGGAGTTTTAGAAAAAAGAGCTACTTTTGCAACCGCAATCGCGAAAGTAGCTCAGTTGGTAGAGCATAACCTTGCCAAGGTTAGGGTCGCGGGTTCGAGTCCCGTCTTTCGCTCTAAAATTTGAGTGCGTCGGCGGCTAATAGTCGTTAATAATGCCCAGGTGGCGGAATGGTAGACGCGCTAGTTTCAGGTACTAGTGTTAGCAATGACGTGCAAGTTCGAGTCTTGTTCTGGGCACTGCAAAGACGCATCAGATTTTATTATGTTGGAGAGGTGGCGGAATTGGTAGACGCGCTACTTTGAGGGAGTAGTGACAGTTATGTCGTGGGAGTTCGAGTCTCCTTCTCTTCACATAAAGCGGACATTAAAATATTTGCGAAAGTAGCTCAGTTGGTAGAGCATAACCTTGCCAAGGTTAGGGTCGCGGGTTCGAGTCCCGTCTTTCGCTCCAAAATACTAATCTAGGCCTTTCCTTTTTCGGGTTAAGGTCTTTATTGTTTTGAATAAAGTTATAATCGCGAAAGTAGCTCAGTTGGTAGAGCACAACCTTCCCAAGGTTGGGGTCGCGGGTTCGAGCCCCGTTTTTCGCTCATAGATTAACAAAGCCTGCAGGTCAATCCGCAGGCTTTTTCTCTTAATATACAATTTTAAAAAGGAGGTTCTATGTTTATCTTACTATTAACTTACCAAAAGCCGCTCGAAGAAGTTGATCGTCACTTAGCTGCTCACAGAGTTTATCTCGATAAAAACTATGCAAATGGCACATTTATAGCTTCCGGCAGAAGAAACCCCAGAATAGGTGGCGTTATTTTATGCAAAGCTTCCCGAAAAGAAGTGGTAGAGGAATTAATTAAAGAAGATCCATTCTACGCTTACGAAGTAGCAAAATACGAGATTCTGGAGTTCGAACCAACCAAATTTGCAGAAGGTTTCGAGAAATTTATCTGATTTTAGCGTAAACCGACTTTAGGAATACGCCAGGAAACTGTAAGCTCATTCCTGGAAAAATCAAAACCAGGCGAGCTATTTGCAAAGAGCAACCGGATGTTTTAAAAAAGCCGGCGGGATATTATTAAATCCTTGTACAGAAGAATGTTTTCTTTTGTACAAAACAATGCAATCTTCTGTACAAAAGAATTAATTGTTTTGTACAAGAGAATATAAAAACATAACGGGAGTTTCATCAACATCCCGCGGCTAATTATTTTTTCCCCACCGGAAGTGCCGCTTAATCACAGCAATTAATTAGATGAAAATTTAACTTCTTCATCTAAAATGATTACTTTTGCGTTTCAAAAGCAGAAAATAAAATTAAAAAAATAGATTATAATGGCAAAGGAACTAAAAGGACTTACCAAACGCAGCGAGAATTATTCGCAATGGTACAATGAATTGGTAGTAAAAGCTGATTTGGCAGAAGCATCTGCAGTACGTGGATGTATGGTTATTAAGCCTTATGGATACGCTATCTGGGAAAAAATTCAACGTCAGCTGGATGACATGTTTAAGGAAACAGGACACGTTAATGCTTATTTCCCTTTGCTGATTCCTAAATCATTTTTAAGCCGCGAAGCAGAGCACGTTGAAGGTTTTGCTAAGGAATGTGCTGTGGTAACTCACTACCGTTTGAAAAATGCAGAAGATGGTTCGGGTGTAGTTGTTGACCCAGCAGCTAAACTTGAAGAGGAACTCATTATTCGTCCTACCTCAGAAACTATTATCTGGAACACATATAAAAACTGGATTCAGTCATACCGTGACCTTCCAATCTTGTGTAACCAATGGGCAAACGTTTTCCGTTGGGAAATGCGTACCCGTTTATTCCTTCGTACTGCAGAGTTCTTGTGGCAGGAAGGCCATACAGCTCATGCAACTCGCGAGGAAGCTGAAGAAGAAGCACTAAAGATGTTGAACGTATATGGTGATTTTGCCGAAAACTTCATGGCTGTTCCTGTTGTAAAGGGAGTTAAATCTGCCAACGAACGTTTTGCCGGTGCGCTTGATACATATACTATTGAAGCAATGATGCAGGATGGAAAGGCTCTTCAATCGGGTACTTCTCACTTCCTTGGTCAGAATTTTGCTAAAGCATTCGATGTTCAGTTCGTTAACAAGAATAACGAAATGGAATACGTTTGGGCTACTTCATGGGGCGTTTCTACTCGCTTGATGGGTGCTTTAATTATGACTCATTCTGATGACAATGGTTTGGTGCTTCCTCCTAAATTGGCTCCATTCCAGGTTGTTATCGTTCCAATTTATAAGAATGAAGAACAACTAAACGCTATCAATGAAAAAGTAGCTGGAATAACAGCTAAGCTAAAAGCATTAGGCATTTCATTTAAATATGATAACTCTGACAACAAGCGTCCTGGATTTAAATTCGCTGATTACGAATTAAGAGGTGTTCCTGTTCGCTTGGTAATGGGTGCACGCGATTTAGAGAATAACACAGTAGAGGTTATGCGTCGTGATACTCTGGAAAAGGAAACTGTAACTTGCGACAACATTGAAACTTATGTTAAAGATCTGTTAGACGCTATTCAGGCTAATATCTTTAAGAAAGCATACGATTATCGTGAAGCTCATACAATCACTGTTGATTCTTACGAAGAATTCAAGGAAAAGATCGAAGAAGGCGGATTTATTCTTGCTCAC is part of the uncultured Bacteroides sp. genome and encodes:
- a CDS encoding UvrD-helicase domain-containing protein, coding for MTNYIDELNESQRAAVLYNEGPSLVIAGAGSGKTRVLTYKIAYLLEKGYEPWSILALTFTNKAAREMKARIAKQVGEQSARYLWMGTFHSVFSRILRVEAELIGFTSNFTIYDTSDSKSLIRSIIKEMQLDEKTYKPGSVQGQISNAKNHLVSPDAYAVNRELTEHDTACKMPAIRDIYRRYWDRCRQAGAMDFDDLLFYTFLLFRDHPEILSKYQNQFKYILVDEYQDTNFAQHSIVLQLSKLHQKVCVVGDDAQSIYSFRGANIDNILKFTKLYQNTQVFKLEQNYRSTQTIVRAANSLIEKNREQIRKEVFSEKSQGEPIGVYQAYSDTEEGDIVSNKIMELRMSQQYSYDDFAILYRTNAQSRIFEEALRKRNLPYKIYGGLSFYQRKEIKDVIAYFRLVTNPNDEEAFKRIINYPARGIGDTTVGKIIEAANNFSVSLWDVICNPLQFALNINKGTHTKLQGFRELIENFSRAVSEKNAYEMATSIVKEAGIVNEIYQDRTPENLSRQENIEELVNGIHDFCAMREEEGNANIALPDFLSEVSLLSDQDTDKSGDDAKITLMTIHSAKGLEFRNVFVVGLEENLFPSSMAGDSPRAMEEERRLFYVAITRAEDHCFLSFAKSRFRYGKMEFANPSRFLRDIDPSFLKLPNDSVSSRHIDESPSRFRREQNDRPARSLFNTEREAPKTTFTKVTVPRNLTKMENAQPKPASGGPITDLQSGQHIEHERFGIGEVLKVEGSGENLKATVKFRNAGEKQLLLKFARFKVIS
- the nspC gene encoding carboxynorspermidine decarboxylase, with the translated sequence MIDFNKVPSPCYVMEEDLLRKNLSTIKSVGEKAGVEIILAFKSFAMWKSFPIFREYINCSTASSLYEAKLAYEEMGSKAHTYSPAYTEADFPTIMKCSSHITFNSFSQFDRFYPMVEKDGDNISYGIRINPEYSEVETELYNPCAPGTRFGITSDLLPETLPTGIEGFHCHAHCESNSFDFEKTLVHIEARFSKWFSQIKWINFGGGHLITRKDYDKEHLIQLLKSFKARYPHLHVILEPGSAFTWQTGVLVSSVVDIVENKGIKTAILDVSFTCHMPDCLEMPYQPAVRGAISEAVPGKFVYRLGGNSCLSGDFMGNWSFDHELQIGEKIIFEDMIHYTMVKTNMFNGIQHPDIALWTSKNELNIYKSFYYEDYRDRMC
- a CDS encoding YciI family protein, producing the protein MFILLLTYQKPLEEVDRHLAAHRVYLDKNYANGTFIASGRRNPRIGGVILCKASRKEVVEELIKEDPFYAYEVAKYEILEFEPTKFAEGFEKFI
- the proS gene encoding proline--tRNA ligase; the encoded protein is MAKELKGLTKRSENYSQWYNELVVKADLAEASAVRGCMVIKPYGYAIWEKIQRQLDDMFKETGHVNAYFPLLIPKSFLSREAEHVEGFAKECAVVTHYRLKNAEDGSGVVVDPAAKLEEELIIRPTSETIIWNTYKNWIQSYRDLPILCNQWANVFRWEMRTRLFLRTAEFLWQEGHTAHATREEAEEEALKMLNVYGDFAENFMAVPVVKGVKSANERFAGALDTYTIEAMMQDGKALQSGTSHFLGQNFAKAFDVQFVNKNNEMEYVWATSWGVSTRLMGALIMTHSDDNGLVLPPKLAPFQVVIVPIYKNEEQLNAINEKVAGITAKLKALGISFKYDNSDNKRPGFKFADYELRGVPVRLVMGARDLENNTVEVMRRDTLEKETVTCDNIETYVKDLLDAIQANIFKKAYDYREAHTITVDSYEEFKEKIEEGGFILAHWDGTTETEEKIKEETKATIRCIPLDGDKTPGKCMVTGKPSACRVVFARSY